The following coding sequences lie in one Plasmodium sp. gorilla clade G2 genome assembly, chromosome: 11 genomic window:
- a CDS encoding glycerol-3-phosphate dehydrogenase, putative gives MLKFSILYFYLIFQVITCFSVNQINVGNKYSLIGNPQNNVPLKVSIIGSGNWGTVVSKIIGINAQKLKIFHPIVKMYVKEEIVEEEKLSDIINKKKENIKYMKGMKIPENILAISNLKEVIDDADLLIFVLPHQYLDNVLDEILQNNNLKKNARAISLIKGIKMIRSKPQLLSDMIEKKLDIECLALSGSNIAEELSREHFSESTIGFEKKGNEVIWQNLFDRTYFKVNCIQDKPGVEICGALKNVIALGVGFIDGLTASYNTKSAIIRIGLEEMKKFAKMFFPNVLDETFLDSCGLADLITTCLGGRNFKCAKEFAKRKGKDSWELIEAELLNGQKLQGTDTTKEVYDVLEYHQLKNEFPLICTIYEISFQKKNPCSIIDVLSTKKLRNIKYK, from the exons atgttgaaattttccattttatatttctatctTATATTTCAAGTAATTACATGTTTTTCTGTAAATCAGATTAATGTAggaaataaatattctttgATAGGAAATCCTCAAAATAATGTACCATTAAAG gtATCTATTATTGGTAGTGGGAATTGGGGTACAGTCGTTTCAAAAATAATTGGAATAAACGCTCAAaagttaaaaatatttcatccAATT GTTAAAATGTATGTTAAAGAAGAAATTGTGGAGGAAGAAAAACTATCTGATATTAtcaataaaaagaaagaaaacataaaatatatgaaaggAATGAAAATTCctgaaaatattttagcCATTTCAAACTTGAAGGAAGTTATTGATGATGCAGACTTgttaatatttgtattaccGCACCAATACTTGGAT AATGTGCTTGATGAGATTTTACAAAATAACAATCTTAAGAAAAACGCAAGAGCTATTAGTCTAATAAAAggtataaaaatgataagatCAAAACCTCAACTACTATCGGATatgatagaaaaaaaattggaTATTGAATGCTTGGCCTTGTCAGGATCAAACATAGCAGaa GAATTATCTCGTGAACACTTTAGTGAAAGTACTATAGGTTTcgaaaaaaaaggaaatgaaGTGATATGGCAAAATTTATTTGATAGGACATATTTTAAAGTCAATTGTATACAAGATAAACCAGGAGTAGAA ATATGTGGTGCtctaaaaaatgttatagcTTTAGGGGTTGGATTTATAGATGGTTTGACAGCTAGCTATAATACAAAATCGGCTATTATTCGTATTGGCTTAGAAGAGATGAAAAAATTTGCTAAAATGTTTTTCCCCAACGTTTTGGAT GAAACCTTTTTAGACAGTTGTGGACTAGCGGATCTTATAACCACATGTTTGGGAGGAAGAAATTTTAAGTGTGCAAAAGAATTTGCCAAGAGAAAAGGGAAAGACTCATGGGAATTAATCGAAGCGGAATTATTGAATGGGCAAAAACTTcag GGGACTGATACGACAAAAGAAGTATATGATGTTTTGGAGTATCATCAATTGAAAAACGAATTTCCATTAATCTGTACAATTTATGAAATAtcatttcaaaaaaaaaatccatGTAGTATTATTGATGTTCTttcaacaaaaaaattaagaaatataaaatacaaataa